From Enterococcus wangshanyuanii, the proteins below share one genomic window:
- a CDS encoding ABC-F family ATP-binding cassette domain-containing protein, with amino-acid sequence MILLQANQIARYFGAETLFENIQMEISTNSRIALVGRNGAGKSTLLKIIAGIDAPDAGTIAKNKTASLGYLAQDTGLTSDKTVWAEMLEAFSAVITMEKRMRELELIISELLPDAVNYESVMKEYDRLQHDFAEQNGYGYENEIRSVLHGFGFQEDFYEKPISTLSGGQKTRLALARMLLQKPDILILDEPTNHLDIDTLSWLENYLPSYSGALLIVSHDRYFLDKVVNEVYEISRHKMRYYKGNYSKYLDLKAEQLTSEWKAYEKQQAEINKLEDFVARNLVRASTTKRAQSRRKTLEKMERLDRPQGDEKSANFLFDIEKVSGNVVLQVEEAAIGYDSRILSEPVSLDVRRQEAIALVGPNGIGKSTLLKSIIGHIPFIKGEATLGTNVQIGYYDQEQAELHGTKTVLAELWDEHPTTPEKEIRSVLGSFLFSGNDVEKTIPLLSGGEKARVALAKLSMNKENFLILDEPTNHLDIDNKEVLENALIDYEGTLLFVSHDRYFINRIATKVIELSENGSKLYLGDYDYYVEKKKEEEELAELLGEQATKPIETVKPKNDFYQNKEQQKLLRNLKRKITQIEETLTSLETSINELEQSMNDPALVDDHVKLMALNDELETQRTQQETLLNDWENLSLELEEFEEMNE; translated from the coding sequence ATGATTTTACTCCAAGCAAATCAAATCGCCCGTTATTTTGGCGCGGAAACTTTGTTTGAAAATATACAAATGGAAATCAGCACGAATAGCCGAATCGCATTAGTCGGCCGCAATGGTGCTGGAAAATCAACATTATTAAAAATAATCGCTGGAATCGACGCTCCTGATGCAGGGACGATCGCTAAAAATAAAACGGCCAGTCTTGGCTACCTTGCTCAAGACACTGGTTTAACCTCTGATAAAACAGTTTGGGCTGAAATGCTAGAAGCATTTTCTGCTGTTATCACAATGGAAAAACGTATGCGGGAATTGGAGCTGATCATCAGTGAACTTTTACCGGATGCTGTCAATTATGAATCTGTAATGAAAGAATATGATCGCCTACAACACGACTTTGCTGAACAAAATGGATATGGCTACGAGAATGAAATCCGCTCTGTTTTGCATGGATTCGGCTTTCAGGAGGATTTCTATGAAAAACCCATCAGCACTTTATCTGGAGGACAAAAAACACGTTTAGCTTTAGCCCGAATGTTACTACAAAAACCAGATATTTTAATTTTGGATGAACCAACGAACCATTTAGATATCGATACTCTCTCTTGGCTGGAAAATTATCTGCCAAGCTATTCAGGCGCTCTTTTGATCGTTTCTCATGACCGTTATTTTCTTGATAAAGTCGTCAACGAAGTCTATGAAATCAGCCGTCATAAAATGCGCTATTATAAAGGTAACTATTCCAAGTATTTAGATTTAAAAGCCGAACAACTAACAAGTGAATGGAAAGCCTACGAGAAGCAACAAGCTGAAATAAACAAACTGGAAGATTTTGTCGCACGCAACTTGGTCAGAGCCTCTACAACGAAACGGGCACAAAGCCGTCGAAAAACCTTAGAAAAAATGGAACGGTTAGATCGACCTCAAGGCGATGAAAAATCAGCTAATTTTCTTTTTGATATAGAAAAAGTATCAGGAAATGTCGTGCTTCAGGTTGAAGAAGCAGCAATCGGTTATGACTCACGAATTTTATCTGAACCAGTTTCGCTGGATGTCCGCCGCCAAGAAGCCATTGCTTTAGTCGGACCAAATGGTATTGGAAAATCAACGTTACTAAAATCGATCATCGGTCATATCCCATTCATTAAAGGCGAAGCAACACTGGGAACCAATGTACAAATCGGCTATTATGATCAAGAACAAGCTGAACTGCATGGAACAAAAACGGTTTTGGCAGAACTTTGGGACGAACATCCTACCACTCCAGAAAAAGAAATCAGAAGTGTTTTAGGCAGCTTCTTGTTCAGTGGCAACGACGTTGAAAAAACGATCCCGCTATTAAGCGGTGGTGAAAAAGCTCGCGTTGCTTTAGCTAAATTATCGATGAACAAAGAAAACTTTTTGATTCTCGATGAACCGACCAACCATTTAGATATTGATAATAAAGAAGTTCTTGAAAATGCTTTGATTGATTATGAAGGAACGCTTTTATTCGTTTCCCATGACCGTTATTTCATCAATCGAATTGCTACAAAAGTCATCGAACTTTCTGAAAACGGCAGTAAGCTTTACTTGGGCGATTATGATTACTACGTAGAAAAGAAAAAAGAAGAAGAAGAATTAGCCGAACTATTAGGTGAACAAGCAACTAAACCGATCGAAACAGTCAAACCTAAAAATGATTTTTATCAAAATAAAGAACAGCAAAAACTTCTGCGCAACTTAAAACGAAAAATCACTCAAATCGAGGAAACACTCACCTCATTAGAAACATCTATCAACGAACTGGAGCAATCAATGAACGATCCAGCTCTTGTTGATGACCATGTAAAACTGATGGCACTAAATGACGAGTTGGAAACTCAGCGTACACAGCAAGAAACATTACTGAATGACTGGGAAAACCTCAGTTTAGAGCTAGAAGAATTCGAAGAAATGAACGAATGA
- a CDS encoding redox-sensing transcriptional repressor Rex: MKDQIIPKATARRLPLYYRYLRILHDAGKNKVSSTELSEAVQVDSATIRRDFSYFGELGKRGYGYDVENLMNFFAKTLNDDELTNVALIGVGNLGSALLKYKFHQSNSIRVSCAFDVNENIVGRIVDGIPVYPMSDMMEQIRVQQIEVAILTLPARKAQEVVNQLADAGVKGILNFTAARLVAPSDVLIQNVDLTNELQTLIYFLHHDNELIDTEIEE, from the coding sequence GTGAAAGACCAAATTATTCCAAAAGCAACGGCACGACGCCTTCCCCTATATTATCGTTATTTGAGAATCCTGCATGATGCAGGCAAAAACAAAGTTTCTTCAACAGAATTGAGTGAAGCGGTTCAAGTAGATAGCGCAACGATTCGTCGCGATTTTTCTTATTTCGGTGAATTAGGCAAGCGTGGCTACGGGTATGATGTGGAGAATTTAATGAATTTCTTCGCTAAAACATTGAATGATGATGAACTTACTAATGTCGCTTTGATCGGTGTTGGTAATTTAGGTAGTGCATTACTTAAGTATAAATTCCATCAAAGCAATAGTATTCGTGTAAGTTGCGCATTTGATGTTAATGAAAACATTGTTGGACGTATCGTTGACGGTATTCCTGTTTATCCGATGAGTGATATGATGGAGCAGATTCGTGTTCAACAAATCGAAGTCGCTATTTTGACTTTGCCTGCTCGAAAAGCGCAGGAAGTTGTTAACCAATTAGCAGATGCAGGAGTCAAAGGAATCCTGAACTTTACTGCAGCTCGTTTAGTAGCACCATCTGATGTGTTGATTCAAAATGTTGATTTGACGAATGAACTACAAACGTTGATTTACTTCTTGCATCATGACAATGAATTGATCGATACAGAGATAGAAGAATAG
- a CDS encoding CPBP family intramembrane glutamic endopeptidase produces the protein MLKNLSIKKLSIITILLYLLVFFSPYVFAPFSSDLVIIGTTVTYILGAVVMIWLYFKNRKTAATITENEAKLTSPVFTLLLGISGIFLAMIIQAIVFSIETAITGEQPSSQNTQNIIAIILANPLFILATTIGGPIMEEFVFRRSMIGLAESYTGFWIAAAISSALFSIVHQDGHFFVYFFMGFFFAILYKMTGKIWTSILAHCGMNTLVVVAQLILHYANIELPK, from the coding sequence ATGCTTAAAAACTTATCGATCAAAAAATTAAGTATCATTACGATTTTACTTTATTTACTGGTCTTTTTTTCACCTTATGTCTTTGCACCCTTTTCTTCAGATCTAGTGATCATCGGGACAACTGTTACTTATATTCTTGGCGCAGTAGTGATGATTTGGTTGTATTTCAAGAATCGAAAAACAGCTGCTACGATTACTGAAAACGAAGCAAAATTGACCTCTCCTGTGTTCACTTTGCTTTTAGGGATCAGCGGGATTTTTCTTGCGATGATCATTCAAGCGATTGTTTTCAGCATTGAAACAGCAATCACAGGTGAACAACCGAGCTCACAAAATACTCAAAATATCATTGCTATTATTTTGGCTAACCCGCTATTTATATTAGCTACGACCATTGGCGGTCCTATTATGGAAGAATTTGTTTTCCGCCGTTCTATGATCGGTCTTGCAGAAAGTTATACAGGCTTTTGGATAGCTGCAGCGATCAGTTCAGCATTGTTCTCGATCGTGCATCAAGATGGTCATTTCTTTGTTTACTTTTTCATGGGATTCTTTTTTGCCATTTTATATAAAATGACTGGAAAGATTTGGACATCGATCCTTGCCCATTGCGGAATGAACACACTAGTTGTAGTCGCTCAATTGATTCTACATTATGCAAATATTGAACTACCTAAATAA
- the groES gene encoding co-chaperone GroES — protein MLKPLSDRVIIEVAQEEEKTVGGIVLASAAKEKPQTGKVIAVGEGRVLDNGTKVPADVKEGDVVMFEKYAGTEVKYEGNDYLIVSGKDIIAIVE, from the coding sequence GTGTTAAAACCATTAAGCGATCGCGTCATTATTGAAGTCGCGCAAGAAGAAGAAAAGACAGTAGGAGGCATTGTTTTAGCGTCTGCTGCTAAAGAAAAACCACAAACTGGAAAAGTCATCGCAGTAGGTGAAGGCCGTGTCTTAGATAACGGTACAAAAGTTCCTGCTGATGTTAAAGAAGGCGATGTAGTAATGTTTGAAAAATACGCCGGTACAGAAGTAAAATATGAAGGCAATGATTACCTGATCGTTTCTGGGAAAGATATTATTGCGATCGTTGAGTAA
- the groL gene encoding chaperonin GroEL (60 kDa chaperone family; promotes refolding of misfolded polypeptides especially under stressful conditions; forms two stacked rings of heptamers to form a barrel-shaped 14mer; ends can be capped by GroES; misfolded proteins enter the barrel where they are refolded when GroES binds), whose amino-acid sequence MAKEIKFAEDARAAMLRGVDILADTVKVTLGPKGRNVVLEKSFGSPLITNDGVTIAKEIELEDHFENMGAKLVSEVASKTNDIAGDGTTTATVLTQAIVREGLKNVTAGANPLGIRRGIELATKTAVEELHNISTVVDSKEAIAQVAAVSSGSDRVGQLIADAMEKVGNDGVITIEESKGIETELDVVEGMQFDRGYLSQYMVTDNDKMEAVLENPYILITDKKISNIQDILPLLEQILQQSRPLLIIADDVDGEALPTLVLNKIRGTFNVVAVKAPGFGDRRKAMLEDIAVLTGGTVITDDLGLELKDTTIENLGNASKVVVDKDNTTVVEGAGEKAGIDARVQLIKNQIAETTSDFDREKLQERLAKLAGGVAVVKVGAATETELKELKLRIEDALNATRAAVEEGMVSGGGTALVNVINKVAEVEAEGDVATGVKIVVRALEEPIRQIAENAGYEGSVVVDKLKNIELGIGFNAANGEWVNMVEAGIVDPTKVTRSALQNAASVAALLLTTEAVVADKPEPASPAMPPMDPSMGMGGMM is encoded by the coding sequence ATGGCAAAAGAAATCAAATTCGCAGAAGATGCACGTGCAGCAATGCTTCGTGGTGTAGATATTTTAGCAGATACAGTAAAGGTAACATTAGGCCCTAAAGGTCGTAACGTTGTTTTAGAAAAATCATTTGGTTCACCATTGATCACAAATGATGGTGTGACTATCGCAAAAGAAATCGAATTAGAAGATCACTTTGAAAATATGGGTGCTAAACTTGTTTCAGAAGTAGCGTCAAAAACAAATGATATCGCAGGAGATGGAACAACGACTGCAACTGTTTTAACGCAAGCGATCGTACGCGAAGGCTTGAAAAATGTTACTGCTGGAGCAAATCCATTAGGGATTCGCCGTGGGATCGAGCTAGCAACAAAAACAGCTGTTGAAGAATTACACAACATCTCAACAGTCGTTGATTCTAAAGAAGCGATTGCACAGGTTGCTGCTGTTTCTTCAGGTTCAGACCGTGTAGGTCAACTGATTGCTGATGCGATGGAAAAAGTTGGTAACGATGGTGTTATTACGATCGAAGAATCAAAAGGGATCGAAACAGAATTAGATGTTGTTGAAGGAATGCAGTTTGATCGCGGTTACTTATCTCAATATATGGTTACTGACAATGATAAAATGGAAGCTGTTTTAGAAAATCCATATATCTTGATCACAGATAAGAAAATCTCAAACATCCAAGATATCTTACCGTTACTAGAACAAATTTTACAACAAAGCCGTCCATTATTGATCATTGCTGATGATGTTGATGGAGAAGCATTACCAACATTAGTATTAAACAAAATCCGCGGAACATTCAATGTTGTCGCAGTGAAAGCGCCAGGCTTTGGTGATCGTCGTAAAGCGATGCTTGAAGATATTGCTGTCTTAACTGGTGGAACTGTGATCACTGATGATTTAGGCCTTGAATTGAAAGATACAACGATCGAAAATCTTGGAAATGCAAGCAAGGTTGTCGTTGACAAAGATAATACAACGGTCGTTGAAGGTGCAGGCGAAAAAGCAGGAATCGATGCACGTGTTCAATTGATCAAAAATCAAATTGCAGAAACAACTTCTGATTTTGACCGCGAAAAACTACAGGAACGTTTAGCTAAATTAGCTGGCGGGGTTGCCGTTGTCAAAGTTGGTGCTGCAACTGAAACAGAATTAAAAGAGTTGAAATTACGTATTGAGGATGCATTGAATGCTACTCGTGCAGCTGTTGAAGAAGGAATGGTTTCAGGCGGCGGAACAGCATTAGTCAATGTGATCAATAAAGTAGCTGAAGTAGAAGCAGAGGGTGACGTTGCAACAGGTGTGAAAATCGTTGTTCGTGCACTAGAAGAACCAATTCGTCAAATTGCTGAAAACGCCGGTTATGAAGGCTCAGTAGTTGTCGACAAATTAAAAAATATCGAGCTTGGTATTGGTTTCAATGCCGCAAATGGCGAATGGGTCAATATGGTAGAAGCAGGGATCGTTGACCCTACGAAAGTAACTCGTTCAGCGTTACAAAACGCTGCCTCAGTTGCCGCATTATTATTAACAACAGAAGCTGTTGTTGCTGACAAACCAGAACCAGCTTCACCAGCAATGCCTCCAATGGATCCTTCAATGGGTATGGGCGGCATGATGTAA
- a CDS encoding TraX family protein, producing the protein MESRAYFTGSQLKWLAIISMLMDHTAKIISFHLYISSSVPYTTDSSIMAETTKVLFPIFIMIGRLAFPLFCFLLVQGFIHTSNVTRYGLRLLLFAFLSEIPYDLAFSKQWFDWQSQNVFFTLLIGLLVIAGLRRCQSRSIKGYLISGILIICGIFSAEWLHTDYGGWIGVLLIVVLYIFRNHKLLKCLFGGAVILQNSLFGIMAFPLIYFYNGQRGRQMKYFFYWFYPVHLLVLTAIQQFIIVPYFLTGF; encoded by the coding sequence TTGGAAAGTAGAGCCTATTTTACAGGTAGTCAATTGAAATGGCTGGCGATTATTTCAATGTTGATGGATCATACAGCAAAAATCATTTCATTTCATCTGTATATTTCCTCTTCTGTCCCTTATACTACAGACAGTTCTATAATGGCAGAAACTACGAAAGTATTATTTCCTATTTTTATTATGATCGGCAGGCTAGCTTTTCCTTTATTTTGTTTTTTGCTGGTTCAAGGATTTATTCATACGTCAAATGTTACACGTTATGGTTTACGTTTACTTTTGTTTGCTTTTCTTTCTGAAATTCCTTATGATCTTGCTTTTTCTAAACAATGGTTTGATTGGCAAAGTCAGAATGTCTTTTTTACCTTATTGATCGGTTTACTCGTTATAGCTGGTTTAAGACGGTGTCAAAGCCGTTCGATCAAAGGGTATCTTATTTCAGGTATTCTTATTATTTGTGGGATTTTTTCAGCTGAATGGCTACATACAGATTATGGTGGCTGGATCGGTGTTTTATTGATTGTGGTCTTGTATATTTTTAGAAATCACAAACTACTTAAATGTTTATTCGGCGGAGCAGTAATTTTACAAAATAGTTTATTTGGTATTATGGCTTTTCCGTTGATTTATTTTTATAATGGGCAGCGTGGACGACAAATGAAGTATTTTTTTTATTGGTTTTATCCCGTTCATTTGTTGGTTTTGACTGCGATTCAGCAGTTCATTATTGTTCCATATTTTTTAACTGGGTTTTAG